In Aedes albopictus strain Foshan chromosome 3, AalbF5, whole genome shotgun sequence, the genomic window tagacgttcggtcggtgcaaacggtttaactgcaatgctttttaactgcaagtccggtaagtgcaacaaatttgcggttatcgcaccgccaaacgtcaaaaaggtgcgccatgttagcccaaatgaacagtcggatcacgttcacggttattttttgtcgtttgacaacttgttgacatctgtcagtcgttgcagttaccgaatttcattcgctaagtgaaacgtaaacatgttgcagttatcgaacgtctactgtatacaaaatagcgtgacagaggggggaggggggtctaaaattcccgaaaaatgatggacgtcatatttgaatcggccctAAGTAGCAGTTAtgaagtagccgttttcatataaaaatcaacttgattgtcaaaacatgaatgtcgctgagtagcaacgagtggcaacgaggaatagcgcatacaataaaactgtttaaaatcatttttaagttactctttttataaaacggctactttggaggccatactgaagcgaccggtagaatacaagtatccggtaaatccacaataaatattttttttgttcaaaaagcCAGGCGTGAGAgaaaatagagttaataaactatagaggacgaatgtcgctgctgttccctttgttctcgctcgcaaacatgtcgggtatctgtctgtcaaactgcatactttttcgctttgacacttatagcccgtgtcaatttcttgattttgctttggctgaccaagccatgtgggaaattacactgttgaaaatgctttgacatccatgtgcacaacagaacatgtgctcgatgaacaaattgagatttgaaattatgaaaagaaatccacatactccggtgagactcgaactcacgactcccaattcgctagacgggcgcttctattccttcaagctacggagtcactcgactatctccgtcgccagcaggcctagaactgaactcgattccacaatcgcacatggttatcttcttttcacaatccaaacccccttcggatgggattagctttgacatacatgtgcacaacagacaatgtgttagatgttcatctaatcccatccgaagggggtttggattgtgaaaagaagataaccatgtgcgattgtggaatcgagttcagttctaggcctgctggcgacggagatagtcgagtgactccgtagcttgaaggaatagaagcgcccgtctagcgaattgggagtcgtgagttcgagtctcaccggagtacgtggatttcttttcataatttcaaatctcaatttgttcatcgagcacgtgttctgttgtgcacatggatgtcaaagcattttcaacttatagcccggcctatctccgccagcaagagatgtttcggcagcgacgccagcgacattcttcctctatagtttattacctctatttgaGAGAAACTCCCTCTCGAGAAAATCTTGTATTTATGAGAAGTGAACAGGGCCGGAttaacaaatgtgggggccctttGTATAAAGGATACGATGTTGTCCATATGacatggaaaaaatctaaaaaatattatCCATTCTAAAACAAATGTTTCAATAAAAGTATGAATGTCTTTGTGGATGATTTTGAACCTAGAACGCTAGAACAATTTGCAGAGCTGTGAAAAATATTGATATCCACTAAATTTTTCGAAACAGATTTGAAATTCATGAAAACATTGATAAAATAAATTTATATTAGGTAAAAATTGCATTAGATCCCAGATTCTATTTTCGtcgaaaaagtgctgaacaggcaattcaggattgagtgtgcaaAGAGGGAATTCTAatagaaaatgctgaagaaaatttAGCGGGATTTCATGACAAGTTCCTGATGCAATTTCTGACTTAATCTTCAATagaattttcttttgaaattcattaaaatcTTTAGCGGAAACTCCGGATAAATTTTTAGTCTTTCTTCatcaatttcttcagcaatttattcAAGGAATCTATAGATTTTATCAAGAGTTCGTCTTGGATTCATCCTTATTTCAGCTAGCAAATCCCTAAACTCAAGAAATTCAgactgaaactcttcaaaatGGTCTGCTTAAATTAAtgctggatttcttcaaaaaaatgtttcaaaaacatTGGTGCTCTCCGAATTGAGTAAGTCGTAAGCTGTCTAAATTAAATCATACTGAACTGAAGTGTTCCAAAATacttctaaattaaaaaaaatctagttcctcaaggagtttattggaaaattcttcaaaatgtattcaaaaacttCAGacgaaaaaaaacatacaaatttAGCAGGAACTTGTTGGCTTTGCTATTTCTAgagttttggaattcctctagaattattcagtctaaggttttcttcagaattGCCGGTAATTTATCTTGAGAAATTGCACAAATGAAATAAATGTTCAtcagtttttgaagaaaaatttaaatttttacaaAATAGCTGGATAAATAGTAGCAGTCTTTCTCTATCGAATCATATACATCTTGCCAGCAGGCAGTAAATAAGTTCTTATAACAATAATCAAATCAAGAGAAGTTTCTTGCATTATACTTCTTTCTTCttgcttcactttttttttttgagttaaaTTTTGTAGGGGCCCCTAAAATGGCCCCttcctaaatccggcactgaaaGTGAACATATTAAACATCAATTATTGAGCCTTGTTCACtaaaggcacagacaaacagacatactacttagaagaaaattgcttcaaaaacatcgtttggcatctcactagcaccctctataatgctcaatccgaagcattcatttgcaggtgttgtttccctcggctcgatgtaacaattttgcaggtgacgactcccccgaggcgtcatccattcataaaacttgaatgaaggttcatgattgagtcattttatgtaaacattgatcggcgtcgcgttcatttctctgcaaaattgaggcacaacagcgccaccatgacacatgcgagcacagtccgaaccacactatattttcaaaatgaccgttaaatcgtgcgatgattctgatttgagtagtatgtctgtttgtctgtgcctatacCTCCAAgcagtttgggaaacactgcatTTTCATTTGCAGCATATGTTCATTTATCGACGCGTGATTCATTAGGGATTCATTCTCTCGATGTCGAAAGGGGGTGGAAATTTGGGTGGAACGACGACGAGGATGTCACGACGCTCAACATCGGTGTTTGTTTCCGAACGAAGCGCATCGATATCGTCAGTTTTGTTTGGATTCCCTTTCTGACAGTAGCGAATCATGTGTTTTTGGCGGTTCTTGTTTTGGTAACGTTCTGCGGAGCAAATTTGATTTAAATCCGGGAAAACTAGGTGCATTTTATAGTTCTTTTTATATTAAACCGCGAGTTTTAAGATGACCATCACAGACTATGTCTCGGCGCTATCGGACAATCCATACTTCGGTGCCGGTTTCGGCCTGTTTGGGCTCGGCGCCGGTGCCGCTATGTTACGTAAAGGGCTGCAGGGCGCGTTGATTTTGTTTCGTCGGCACTACATGATAACGTTGGAGGTTCCCTGCCGGGACAAATCCTACCAGTGGGTGCTGCAGTGGATTACCCAGAAGGGAGCGAAACACACACAGCACCTCAGTGTGGAAACGTCCTTCCAGCAGCGAGATACGGGTCACATCAAAACGAAGTATGATTTTATCCCATCTATTGGGACGCACATTATGCGCTATGGAGGCACCTGGATCAAGGTAGACCGTGCCCGGGAACAGCACACGCTGGATTTGCATGCAGGGATACCGTGGGAAACGGTACAGCTGACTGCGTTTGGAAGGGATAAGAACTTGTACTTCAAGATTTTGGAGGAAGGTAAGAAGAGGCATCAATAGTTATTCAAAttcactaacaaaatttcaacgAAATATAGTATAAAAATGTGGATATCTATTGTTCCAGCTAGACAACTCGCCCTGAAAAACACGGAGGGCAAAACCATTATGTACAGTGCCATGGGTTCCGAGTGGCGTCCATTCGGTCATCCCAGAAAGCGGAGACCACTGAAATCCGTCGTGCTGGACGACGGAGTTTCGGATCGTATCCTGCGGGACTGCCGAGAGTTTATTCAAAATCCCCAGTGGTATGCGGATCGCGGAATACCCTATCGGAGAGGATATCTCCTATACGGACCTCCCGGCTGCGGAAAGTCCAGTTTCATCACGGCTTTGGCTGGGGAAATTGAATTTGGCATTTGTCTGCTGAATTTGTCGGAGCGAGGCCTTACGGATGACCGACTGAATCATCTGATGAATGTGGCGCCTCAGCAGTCTATCATTCTGCTGGAGGACATCGACGCTGCTTTTTTGTCCCGAGAAGATACCAAAATGCAGAAGGCTGCTTTCGAGGGGCTGAATCGAGTTACGTTCAGCGGGTTGCTCAACTGTTTGGATGGAGTGGCTTCGACGGAGGCACGGATAGTGTTCATGACCACCAACTACCTCGAACGATTGGACCCCGCCCTGATCCGACCGGGACGGGTGGATGTCAAGGAGTACGTGGGGTATTGCACTAGGCATCAGCTGGAGCAGATGTTCA contains:
- the LOC109415992 gene encoding mitochondrial chaperone BCS1 — encoded protein: MTITDYVSALSDNPYFGAGFGLFGLGAGAAMLRKGLQGALILFRRHYMITLEVPCRDKSYQWVLQWITQKGAKHTQHLSVETSFQQRDTGHIKTKYDFIPSIGTHIMRYGGTWIKVDRAREQHTLDLHAGIPWETVQLTAFGRDKNLYFKILEEARQLALKNTEGKTIMYSAMGSEWRPFGHPRKRRPLKSVVLDDGVSDRILRDCREFIQNPQWYADRGIPYRRGYLLYGPPGCGKSSFITALAGEIEFGICLLNLSERGLTDDRLNHLMNVAPQQSIILLEDIDAAFLSREDTKMQKAAFEGLNRVTFSGLLNCLDGVASTEARIVFMTTNYLERLDPALIRPGRVDVKEYVGYCTRHQLEQMFMRFYAGEEGAINAKIFADKVLQDGRNVSPAQVQGYFMIHKMSDQATVLENVNNIWDNL